One stretch of Paenibacillus sp. FSL R5-0341 DNA includes these proteins:
- a CDS encoding extracellular solute-binding protein produces MSTLLLAACSNGSSTEKDSTTDPDSNEAGTTTIHTVTSEYTSAKYPKGDDITNNVWIKRYKEKFNIDVKTDWVSDEYDTKLNLAIASNDLPDVFRVNPSQLRQLVEADMVMDLSEVFNQHASDRLKGYMEADADSYESGKKDGKLYGIPQMHWGLIEQPDFIWIRNDWKEELGVQDPKSVEDIKNIALKFMEKHGGYGIAVDQSLDYLNLLAIAWNAHPDMWMEDNSGKLVYGSVQPEMKNALAEWSEWYKRGIIDPEFAIKDFNAMNADIVAGKVGMQPYYQWWGYNPGVDTVSNLGKDAIFYPYIIPTVDGKEAKQSIFFANNNYIVMKKGFKSPEEVIKILNDYAYIVDEGNGKESTETLSALLDNDIAHVVGAFRVLNPNSDYEQFEAVSAALQSKDTSGLTTSGMWQKYNNSVEFMENATPGAVGDYLQQGAPKNAYGLAKKVLDSENYTKTALWGVTPEILSSYGTTLDDILTEGFTKIIMGSESIDYFDVIVQNWRAAGGDDATQAVNEAYGK; encoded by the coding sequence ATGTCAACCTTATTACTCGCAGCCTGTAGCAATGGAAGCAGCACGGAGAAAGATTCAACTACGGACCCCGATTCCAACGAGGCTGGAACGACAACCATTCACACCGTGACGTCAGAATACACTTCTGCCAAGTATCCAAAGGGCGATGATATCACAAACAATGTGTGGATTAAGCGCTACAAGGAGAAATTCAATATCGATGTCAAAACAGACTGGGTCAGCGATGAGTATGATACAAAACTTAATTTGGCTATCGCATCCAACGATCTTCCTGACGTATTCAGGGTGAATCCATCACAACTCAGACAGTTGGTCGAAGCAGACATGGTCATGGACCTTTCCGAGGTCTTTAATCAACACGCTTCAGATCGTCTCAAAGGTTATATGGAAGCAGATGCAGACAGTTACGAATCTGGAAAGAAGGACGGCAAGCTGTACGGCATACCACAGATGCACTGGGGATTAATTGAACAACCAGACTTCATCTGGATTCGGAACGACTGGAAAGAAGAATTGGGAGTCCAGGATCCGAAGTCTGTGGAAGACATCAAGAATATTGCACTGAAATTCATGGAAAAGCACGGAGGTTATGGTATAGCGGTAGATCAATCGTTAGATTACCTCAACCTGCTCGCCATTGCATGGAATGCGCATCCGGATATGTGGATGGAGGATAACAGTGGAAAATTAGTGTATGGATCAGTGCAACCCGAGATGAAGAATGCGCTGGCTGAGTGGTCAGAATGGTACAAGCGAGGCATCATTGATCCGGAATTTGCAATCAAAGACTTTAATGCGATGAACGCGGACATCGTAGCCGGCAAAGTGGGCATGCAGCCTTATTACCAATGGTGGGGTTATAATCCGGGTGTCGATACGGTATCCAATCTAGGTAAGGACGCCATCTTCTACCCTTATATCATCCCTACCGTCGATGGGAAAGAAGCAAAACAATCCATCTTCTTCGCCAACAACAATTATATCGTCATGAAAAAGGGATTTAAAAGCCCTGAAGAAGTGATCAAAATTTTGAACGACTATGCTTATATTGTTGATGAAGGCAATGGCAAGGAATCCACAGAAACGCTATCTGCCTTGCTGGACAACGATATTGCCCATGTAGTTGGAGCGTTCCGTGTACTTAATCCGAATTCCGATTACGAGCAATTTGAGGCGGTCTCCGCTGCCCTTCAATCCAAGGATACGAGTGGACTCACGACTTCGGGAATGTGGCAAAAATATAACAACAGTGTGGAGTTCATGGAGAATGCTACACCAGGAGCAGTCGGCGACTATTTGCAACAAGGTGCTCCAAAGAATGCGTATGGTCTTGCCAAGAAAGTACTCGACAGCGAGAACTACACCAAGACGGCCCTATGGGGTGTTACGCCAGAAATCCTATCAAGCTACGGCACAACCTTGGATGATATCCTGACCGAAGGCTTCACCAAGATTATTATGGGTAGCGAAAGTATCGATTATTTCGATGTGATTGTCCAGAATTGGCGTGCAGCCGGAGGCGATGACGCAACCCAGGCAGTCAATGAGGCATACGGAAAATAA
- a CDS encoding alpha/beta fold hydrolase, with product MNDYETYSLGDTLLQSGQLLPQAFIAYKTYGTLNPAKDNVIVVPTWFAGLHTDNEWLIGADKALDPSRYFIVVPNMLGNGLSSSPSNTPAPYDKQNFPLISMYDNVRAQHQLITQKFGITKIQLVVGWSLGAMQVFQWGTSYPEMVERIAPFGGTAKSRPHTQLVFESMIAALQADSNFKNGRYERPPVAGLAAMGRAYAPWGFSQAYYLEKLYQTEGYDTLQSYVEDYWDQVFLSFDANDLITMLRTGIYGDISNNPLDDGNFELALSRITSPALVMPGSSDLFFTPEDSAYDVQHMANAVFQPIESKWGHCFGIGANEADSLVIDRHLKQFLET from the coding sequence ATGAATGATTATGAAACCTATAGCCTTGGAGATACACTACTTCAATCGGGACAACTGCTCCCTCAAGCCTTTATTGCTTACAAGACCTATGGAACCTTAAATCCGGCAAAGGACAATGTTATTGTCGTTCCAACCTGGTTTGCTGGACTTCACACAGATAATGAATGGTTGATTGGAGCAGATAAGGCACTGGATCCCAGTCGATATTTTATCGTCGTGCCCAATATGTTGGGTAACGGATTATCATCCTCTCCCAGCAATACCCCTGCCCCATATGATAAGCAGAACTTCCCCCTCATCTCCATGTATGACAATGTGCGTGCCCAACATCAACTAATCACTCAAAAGTTTGGTATCACCAAAATCCAACTCGTTGTGGGCTGGTCTCTGGGTGCTATGCAGGTTTTTCAATGGGGAACGAGTTATCCCGAGATGGTCGAACGGATCGCCCCTTTTGGCGGAACGGCAAAGAGCAGACCGCATACACAGCTCGTGTTCGAATCCATGATCGCAGCGTTACAGGCAGATTCGAATTTTAAAAATGGTAGATATGAGCGCCCTCCAGTTGCCGGTCTCGCAGCGATGGGAAGAGCTTATGCTCCATGGGGGTTTTCGCAGGCATATTATTTGGAGAAATTGTATCAAACCGAAGGTTACGATACCTTGCAATCTTATGTGGAAGATTACTGGGACCAGGTGTTTTTATCCTTTGATGCTAACGACTTGATTACCATGCTGCGTACTGGAATATATGGCGACATCAGCAATAATCCCCTAGATGACGGCAACTTCGAACTGGCGTTAAGCAGGATCACCTCTCCTGCACTCGTTATGCCGGGGTCAAGTGATTTGTTCTTCACGCCAGAAGATAGTGCCTATGATGTTCAACATATGGCGAACGCTGTTTTTCAACCTATAGAGTCCAAGTGGGGACACTGCTTCGGCATCGGAGCTAATGAAGCAGATTCACTTGTTATCGATCGACATCTCAAGCAATTTTTGGAGACATGA
- a CDS encoding LysR family transcriptional regulator, whose amino-acid sequence MEIRQLKTFCTLASTCSFNQTAELLSYVPSTITMQIKSLEEELGVKLLDRLGKRVVLTDAGQQFMPYATKILNDVEEAKCISSQQGELAGTVVIGADEVLCAYLLPSLFKRFRAEYPGVRLLFRPLSGQELKSSLREGQADVVFVLDEPVTSKDLHSEFLKDETFQLVVSSDHVLASRSALVIDDFHKQHFLLTEKNCSYRTYFDQALLKKGADALTELEFHSVEAIKQCAVAGLGIALLPEMALKKELSEAELVALPWDLSEICFSAQMLWHREKWISPSMTAFIQVAKNELQ is encoded by the coding sequence ATGGAAATACGCCAATTAAAAACCTTTTGCACGCTTGCATCGACCTGCAGCTTTAACCAAACTGCTGAATTATTGAGCTATGTACCGTCTACCATAACCATGCAAATCAAATCGCTGGAAGAAGAACTCGGTGTGAAATTGCTGGATCGATTAGGAAAAAGGGTCGTGTTAACGGATGCAGGCCAACAATTTATGCCGTATGCCACTAAAATTTTAAACGATGTAGAGGAAGCAAAATGCATATCTAGTCAACAGGGGGAATTGGCTGGAACGGTTGTCATCGGGGCAGATGAAGTGCTATGTGCTTATCTTCTTCCATCCTTGTTCAAACGCTTCCGAGCGGAGTATCCTGGTGTGCGGTTATTATTCCGTCCGTTGTCTGGCCAAGAGCTTAAATCTAGTCTGAGAGAAGGACAGGCCGATGTCGTTTTTGTATTGGATGAGCCGGTTACTTCCAAAGATCTTCATTCCGAGTTTTTAAAGGATGAGACCTTTCAATTGGTGGTTTCTTCCGATCATGTGCTAGCATCGCGTTCTGCGTTGGTTATTGATGACTTCCACAAACAGCATTTCTTGTTAACCGAAAAGAACTGTTCGTATCGCACGTACTTTGATCAAGCTCTACTGAAAAAAGGTGCGGATGCTCTGACAGAACTGGAGTTTCATAGTGTAGAAGCTATTAAACAATGCGCTGTGGCCGGTCTAGGGATCGCGCTGTTGCCTGAAATGGCTTTGAAGAAAGAGTTAAGCGAGGCGGAACTGGTTGCTTTACCGTGGGATCTGTCTGAAATATGCTTTTCGGCGCAAATGCTCTGGCATCGGGAGAAGTGGATATCTCCGTCCATGACTGCTTTCATTCAGGTCGCTAAGAATGAGTTACAATGA
- a CDS encoding NUDIX domain-containing protein gives MERKIRNSAKALIIKDGRMLAIRQEDNGDVIYLLPGGSQNAGETLTDAVKREVAAEIGVDVEPLSLEFVIEGVYGAALHRVDFVFLAEYIGLMDNNRSILPSDENQVEYEWLDIKNLIQQPLLPSKLRKQIIRLVEGETTVMYLGNEEDEDLNG, from the coding sequence ATGGAGAGAAAGATTAGAAATTCTGCAAAAGCATTAATTATCAAAGATGGGAGAATGCTCGCGATTAGGCAGGAAGATAATGGCGATGTAATCTATCTCTTGCCTGGCGGGAGTCAGAATGCAGGTGAAACGCTGACTGATGCCGTGAAGAGAGAAGTAGCAGCAGAAATCGGAGTAGACGTAGAACCGTTATCATTGGAATTCGTTATTGAAGGTGTGTATGGCGCAGCTCTTCATCGTGTAGATTTTGTTTTTTTAGCCGAATACATAGGTTTAATGGACAATAATAGATCTATTCTGCCAAGTGACGAAAATCAAGTAGAATATGAATGGCTTGACATTAAAAACTTGATCCAACAACCTTTATTGCCCTCAAAATTACGAAAGCAAATCATTAGATTGGTTGAGGGAGAAACAACGGTTATGTATTTAGGAAATGAGGAAGATGAGGACCTGAATGGTTAG
- a CDS encoding helix-turn-helix domain-containing protein, translated as MKYEFNFDQLCPATYAFQVIGGKWNLPILAILSENDCIRYNELKRRLPGITGTMLTNCLKELIHYGIVHREQYNEVPPRVEYSLTASGKELVPLIESMVMWGQKNMTAGMKEQDI; from the coding sequence GTGAAATACGAGTTTAATTTTGATCAGTTATGTCCAGCGACTTATGCATTTCAGGTCATTGGAGGCAAGTGGAATCTTCCGATCTTGGCAATCCTTAGTGAAAATGACTGTATACGTTACAATGAATTAAAAAGAAGACTGCCTGGCATTACTGGAACGATGCTAACGAACTGTTTAAAGGAATTGATTCATTACGGCATCGTGCATCGGGAGCAATATAACGAGGTTCCACCGAGAGTGGAGTATTCGCTCACAGCATCGGGCAAGGAATTGGTTCCTTTAATTGAATCCATGGTCATGTGGGGTCAGAAAAATATGACTGCAGGCATGAAGGAACAAGATATATAA
- a CDS encoding DsbA family protein — MSNESMMCDLETGVCGVSEEEAMQEINLNHVEKKITLYYATDPICSHCWALEPVLHRFVEEYGHYFTMQIKMGGLLANWNGFSDGANGIQKPSDVAAHWKEVGEHSRMPIDGSLWHDNPILSSYPPSRVFKVIQSAHPGKEHDFLRRAREAVFAFNRNIGEDDVLTDIVDQLGLNGKEVVEAAAQQSAQDLLEEDFESVASLGVRGFPSIIIVNEENQGIKIVGARSLETYVQALQQVLGGDLKPKQITSLEQKISQGHLLFSKELEVMYNIEKSDVDSYVKSELAEHTYRMGHILNERYIEHI, encoded by the coding sequence GTGAGTAACGAATCTATGATGTGTGATCTGGAAACAGGCGTATGTGGTGTGAGCGAGGAAGAAGCGATGCAAGAAATCAATCTGAATCACGTTGAGAAAAAGATAACTCTTTATTACGCAACAGATCCGATTTGCTCTCACTGCTGGGCGCTTGAGCCTGTGCTTCATCGGTTTGTTGAGGAATACGGTCATTACTTTACGATGCAAATCAAAATGGGTGGGCTCCTGGCTAACTGGAATGGTTTCTCGGATGGCGCTAATGGGATTCAGAAGCCCTCGGACGTTGCAGCGCATTGGAAGGAGGTAGGTGAGCATTCACGCATGCCCATCGACGGTTCCTTATGGCACGATAATCCCATACTTTCTTCCTATCCGCCATCTCGGGTATTTAAGGTCATTCAGAGTGCTCACCCTGGTAAAGAGCATGACTTTTTAAGACGTGCCCGTGAAGCCGTGTTTGCATTTAATCGAAATATTGGAGAAGATGATGTGCTGACGGATATCGTCGATCAACTGGGCTTGAATGGAAAAGAAGTGGTTGAAGCGGCTGCACAGCAATCTGCACAAGATTTATTAGAGGAAGACTTTGAGAGTGTGGCTAGTTTGGGCGTTAGAGGTTTCCCATCCATAATCATTGTGAATGAAGAGAACCAGGGTATAAAAATTGTCGGAGCGCGTTCTCTTGAAACCTATGTGCAAGCCCTTCAGCAGGTGCTCGGTGGTGATCTGAAACCCAAACAGATAACCTCGTTGGAGCAGAAAATCAGTCAGGGACACCTTCTTTTTTCTAAAGAATTGGAAGTCATGTACAATATCGAAAAGAGTGATGTTGATTCATATGTGAAATCTGAATTGGCAGAGCACACATATCGTATGGGTCATATTTTGAATGAGAGGTATATTGAGCATATTTGA
- a CDS encoding alpha-N-arabinofuranosidase, which translates to MLIDKDFQIAEVDPRVYGSFIEHLGRAVYGGIYDPGHPTADAQGFRQDAIEAIKALNVPIVRYPGGNFVSGYNWEDGVGPVAERKRRLELAWWTIETNAVGTNEFADWAKLVGTEVMMAVNLGTRGIDAARNLVEYCNHPSGTYWSDLRISHGYKDPHKFKTWCLGNEMDGPWQIGAMTAYEYGRIANETAKAMKWVDPEIELVACGSSSRDMSTFADWEATVLDLTYENVDYLSLHQYYNNNKDNTYDFLATSLDLDQFIDSVASICDFVQAKKRSKKKLMLSLDEWNVWKSIGTSRMEERWQIAPPEFEDVYTHEDALAVGCYLITILKHADRVKMACLAQLINTIAPIMTENNGAIWFQTTYFPFMHASNFGRGTVLRSITTSPKYDSKDFTDVPYLEAISVHDEENGTITIFAVNRHLDEQMELNVDLRSFGETTFVEHIVLENNDLKATNTKENPRNVVPHNGGYTTVDQGKVQAVLNKASWNVIRLKTKQA; encoded by the coding sequence ATGCTTATCGATAAAGATTTTCAGATTGCTGAAGTAGATCCGCGTGTTTATGGTTCATTTATAGAACATCTGGGACGGGCCGTATACGGCGGAATTTATGATCCAGGTCATCCTACTGCCGATGCTCAAGGTTTCCGTCAGGACGCCATTGAAGCGATCAAGGCTCTGAACGTACCCATCGTTCGGTATCCGGGCGGGAATTTCGTATCCGGTTATAATTGGGAGGACGGCGTTGGTCCCGTAGCGGAGCGTAAACGCAGACTTGAACTGGCATGGTGGACCATTGAAACGAATGCCGTAGGAACGAACGAATTTGCAGACTGGGCCAAACTGGTTGGAACCGAAGTTATGATGGCAGTTAACCTTGGTACTCGGGGGATCGACGCGGCGAGAAACCTGGTGGAATACTGCAACCATCCATCTGGTACATACTGGAGTGATCTGCGTATCTCTCACGGCTACAAGGACCCACATAAATTCAAAACGTGGTGTCTGGGCAACGAAATGGACGGACCTTGGCAGATTGGTGCGATGACTGCATATGAATATGGCCGTATTGCCAATGAGACCGCTAAAGCGATGAAATGGGTAGACCCTGAGATCGAGCTTGTGGCCTGCGGCAGTTCCAGCCGTGACATGAGTACATTTGCAGATTGGGAAGCAACCGTACTGGATCTCACTTATGAAAATGTGGACTACTTGTCCCTGCATCAGTATTACAACAATAACAAAGACAACACGTATGACTTCCTGGCGACATCGCTGGATTTGGATCAATTTATTGATAGTGTGGCTTCAATCTGTGATTTTGTACAAGCCAAAAAACGCAGCAAGAAAAAATTGATGCTGTCTCTGGATGAATGGAATGTCTGGAAATCCATTGGCACAAGCCGTATGGAAGAACGGTGGCAGATTGCTCCTCCAGAGTTTGAAGATGTATACACACATGAAGATGCACTAGCCGTGGGCTGTTACCTGATTACCATACTCAAGCACGCCGATCGTGTAAAAATGGCTTGCCTTGCTCAGTTGATTAATACCATTGCACCAATCATGACAGAAAATAACGGAGCGATCTGGTTCCAGACGACGTATTTCCCATTCATGCATGCATCCAACTTCGGTCGTGGTACGGTGTTGCGATCCATCACAACTTCACCTAAATATGATTCCAAAGACTTTACAGATGTGCCTTATCTCGAAGCGATCAGTGTGCATGATGAAGAGAACGGCACGATCACAATCTTTGCGGTGAACAGACATCTGGATGAGCAAATGGAACTGAATGTAGATCTACGTTCCTTCGGCGAAACCACATTTGTGGAGCATATCGTATTGGAGAACAACGACTTGAAAGCCACCAATACCAAAGAAAACCCACGTAACGTTGTTCCTCACAACGGCGGATATACAACGGTTGACCAGGGTAAAGTGCAAGCAGTCTTGAACAAAGCATCATGGAACGTGATTCGCCTCAAAACCAAACAGGCATAA